Proteins from one Lepidochelys kempii isolate rLepKem1 chromosome 6, rLepKem1.hap2, whole genome shotgun sequence genomic window:
- the TMEM132A gene encoding transmembrane protein 132A, with protein sequence MCSLPPHPSIVWERQPRAAGCRRRRGPGARTERARRSGAGACCGCRARAGGSEPRASPMAPGQAGMGPPRLAAPLASGRGCLVLLAALLALQTARVSGESDPHDLVYLPAELKVLDIPEHFRLQRVDRYLPGNASLGSRSETYLLLHRRPTAKPVIQATYLPFTAQQVVPAADPHHRYGSAAWDVRAVSIEGTVSPAEPYARVLFHLKGQDWLPGRHDLPCVSLHAFHQTRAVHGACRLQAPLGVCVVELEFPPRWFSATHPSAHSRRRAAEPARPPERAELYYSLGTVETSAECSYAGPQERPRPGAEGTKERLHYVSAVELRGTDPPRRQEVRLDDNVLIRVPDMALRPGQLFTATLILQQNFTANLLTLRIKVKKGLQVLAARPAVPEAWTAKLDKFKGSKHHTAVVTCRRLDARQLAWRAADFPEFLYLDLAVENGTSGLASTRPVTWQVEYPGQDPEAEKDKMVWEIQVSERDVRALVPLVKEQEIVNTAPLTGIPLAVPVKLVAVEMGGAVFEVTEQMGCESANKQVLKVTDTCNSVYVGGKENRGARGARVDFWFRRLHASLLFTVWVPLLPLRIELTDTTLEQVRGWRVPGAAPDSGLAEPEEAGEEAERRARSCRLQYQRAGVRFLAHFVAHPLDGGRHLTYMPSSDWLLDVSHLVGGQAKVQDPRVATLEGGSVVIGREPGVTSVEVRSPVSDSILGEQTLVVSDEKVAVLELQAQLVSGLSLALSTEPRHPDVLTATCQALSALHSPKQEAALSVWLAFTDHTLAPVELYGWRDVALSVSSLDPGVAWVRPDEELARPLIVAEGPGQGPLLQLGLHTADSCRKGKHRAPLATGTAWLEVGISRRPPTPGSPRPRNPHPESPFQRAEGAMSGEAVTAAATETMVGPRKRAPAGVGPNLTKSERPEGGTFSEDGWPEEEEEEDEMVKAPERVTDLEIGMYVLLGVFCLAIFIFLVNCIVFVLRYQRKEPPDAGPGPAPSTQQPHNWVWLGTDQEELSRQLDRRSQHQELSPNPSPDPSAAAKDGSCCCCGTPPGMEGGKGEAGAPEITGPDGGVSSCTFLPAALGSPAPPSTLSRKEVAAPGGRRKRVEFVTFASPRAPEGAASPPPSSAPTIQSILVASEDDIRWVCEDMGLRDPDELRSYMERIRGSS encoded by the exons TGAGTGGAGAATCGGACCCCCATGACCTGGTGTACCTGCCGGCCGAACTCAAGGTGCTGGACATTCCAGAACATTTCCGGCTGCAGCGGGTGGATCGGTACCTGCCGGGAAATGCTTCCCTGGGCTCCCGCTCTGAGACTTACCTCCTCCTCCATCGCCGGCCCACGGCAAAGCCTGTCATCCAAGCCACCTACCTGCCCTTCACTGCCCAACAG GTGGTGCCAGCAGCCGATCCCCACCACAGGTACGGCTCCGCGGCTTGGGACGTCCGAGCCGTGTCCATTGAGGGCACAGTGTCTCCAGCTGAGCCGTATGCCAGGGTTCTCTTCCACCTCAAGGGGCAGGACTGGCTGCCGGGACGGCATGACCTGCCCTGTGTCTCCCTGCATGCTTTCCACCAGACACGGGCTGTGCATGGAGCCTGCCGCCTCCAG GCACCCCTGGGAGTGTGCGTGGTGGAGCTGGAGTTCCCCCCACGCTGGTTCTCTGCCACACACCCCTCCGCACACAGCCGGCGCAGAGCTGCAGAGCCCGCCCGGCCCCCCGAGCGAGCCGAGCTGTACTACAGCCTGGGGACCGTGGAAACGTCTGCAGAGTGCAGCTATGCGGGGCCCCAGGAGAGGCCCCGGCCGGGTGCTGAGGGCACCAAGGAGAGACTGCACTATGTCAGCGCTGTGGAGCTGCGAGGCACGGACCCGCCTCGGCGCCAGGAGGTGCGGCTGGATGACAACGTGCTCATCCGGGTCCCCGACATGGCACTCCGGCCAGGGCAGCTCTTCACGGCCACCCTGATCCTCCAGCAGAACTTCACCGCCAACCTGCTGACCCTGAG GATCAAGGTGAAGAAGGGGCTGCAGGTCCTAGCTGCCCGCCCTGCCGTCCCCGAGGCATGGACGGCCAAGCTGGACAAGTTCAAGGGTTCAAAGCACCACACCGCTGTGGTCACTTGTCGCCGGCTGGACGCTCGCCAGTTGGCCTGGAG GGCAGCGGATTTCCCCGAGTTCCTCTACCTGGACTTGGCGGTGGAGAACGGCACGAGCGGCCTGGCCTCCACGCGCCCTGTCACCTGGCAGGTGGAGTACCCTGGCCAGGACCCTGAAGCTGAGAAGGACAAGATGgtgtgggagatccaggtgtcGGAGCGCGACGTCAGGGCGCTGGTCCCACTGGTGAAG GAGCAAGAGATTGTGAACACCGCCCCCCTGACGGGGATCCCCCTGGCAGTGCCGGTGAAGCTGGTCgctgtggagatggggggagcTGTGTTCGAGGTCACCGAGCAGATGGGGTGTGAGTCTGCCAACAAGCAGGTCCTGAAG GTGACGGACACATGCAACTCCGTCTATGTGGGGGGCAAGGAGAACCGGGGCGCCCGCGGGGCGCGAGTGGATTTCTGGTTCCGGCGGCTCCACGCCTCGCTGCTCTTCACCGTCTGGGTACCACTACTGCCGCTGCGCATCGAGCTGACCGACACCACGCTGGAGCAGGTGCGCGGCTGGAGGGTGCCCGGCGCCGCTCCAGACAG TGGCCTGGCGGAGCCcgaggaggctggggaggaggcagagaggcgAGCTCGCAGCTGTCGGCTCCAGTACCAGCGTGCTGGTGTCCGCTTCCTGGCGCACTTCGTGGCTCACCCACTGGACGGTGGACGGCACCTGACCTACATGCCGAGCTCTGACTGGCTCCTGGACGTCTCCCACCTGGTGGGCGGGCAAGCCAAGGTGCAGGACCCCCGCGTGGCCACTCTGGAGGGCGGGAGCGTGGTGATAGGCCGCGAGCCGGGAGTGACGTCAGTGGAG GTGCGCTCCCCTGTCTCGGATTCCATCCTGGGCGAGCAGACCCTGGTGGTGTCGGATGAGAAGGTGGCCGTGTTGGAGCTGCAGGCCCAGCTGGTGTCGGGCCTCTCGCTGGCACTGAGCACGGAGCCACGACACCCCGATGTCCTCACCGCCACCTGCCAAGCACTCTCAGCCCTGCACTCCCCAAAGCAG GAAGCAGCACTCAGTGTCTGGCTGGCATTCACCGACCACACCCTGGCCCCCGTGGAGCTCTATGGCTGGCGGGACGTGGCACTCTCTGTCTCCTCCCTGGACCCTGGCGTGGCCTGGGTGCGGCCGGACGAGGAGCTAGCTCGCCCGCTGATCGTGGCTGAGGGGCCGGGCCAGGGACCCCTCCTGCAGCTGGGCCTGCACACCGCAGACTCCTGCCGCAAAGGCAAGCACCGGGCGCCGCTGGCCACTGGCACTGCCTGGCTGGAGGTTGGCATCAGCCGACGGCCCCCAACCCCCGGTAGCCCACGGCCCCGCAATCCCCACCCCGAGTCCCCCTTCCAGCGGGCCGAGGGGGCCATGTCGGGGGAGGCGGTGACGGCGGCAGCTACGGAGACCATGGTGGGGCCCCGGAAGCGGGCCCCAGCTGGGGTGGGACCCAACCTGACCAAGTCTGAGAGGCCCGAGGGTGGCACCTTCTCTGAGGATGGCTggcctgaggaggaggaggaggaggatgagatGGTGAAGGCCCCGGAGCGGGTGACGGACCTGGAGATTGGGATGTACGTTCTCCTGGGCGTCTTCTGCTTGGCCATCTTCATCTTCCTCGTCAACTGCATTGTCTTTGTGCTGCGCTACCAGCGCAAGGAGCCCCCCGACGCtgggcccggcccagccccctccacCCAGCAGCCCCACAACTGGGTGTGGCTGGGCACCGACCAGGAGGAGCTGAGCCGCCAGCTGGATCGCCGCAGCCAGCACCAAGAGCTCAGCCCCAATCCCTCCCCCGACCCCTCCGCCGCTGCCAaagatggcagctgctgctgctgcgggacTCCCCCGGGCATGGAGGGGGGCAAAGGGGAGGCTGGTGCCCCTGAGATCACAGGGCCCGACGGTGGGGTCTCCTCCTGCACTTTCCTCCCTGCGGCTCTGgggagcccagcaccccccagcaccttGTCCCGGAAGGAGGTGGCTGCACCAGGGGGCAGGCGTAAGCGGGTGGAGTTTGTGACCTTTGCCTCACCCCGGGCCCCTGAGGGTGCCGcgtcccccccgccctcctctgcccccaccatCCAGTCCATCCTGGTGGCCAGCGAGGACGACATCCGCTGGGTATGCGAGGACATGGGGCTGCGGGACCCCGACGAGCTGAGGAGCTACATGGAGAGGATCCGGGGCAGCTCCTGA